Proteins found in one Salvia splendens isolate huo1 chromosome 10, SspV2, whole genome shotgun sequence genomic segment:
- the LOC121751968 gene encoding heavy metal-associated isoprenylated plant protein 39-like — translation MMKVILKLDLADDKTKQKALKKVSGLFGLESISLDSKDKKLTVTGDIDPIDVVAKLRKICYTEIISVGPAKEPEKKKEEPKKEDPKKAAEDKKKAEEAAAQLLKAQQAYYQNLYYYHNHPPAAVAPAPAYPAYYQRSSEEDPNACVIS, via the exons ATGATG AAAGTTATACTGAAATTGGATCTTGCCGACGACAAAACCAAGCAAAAAGCCCTGAAAAAAGTCTCCGGCCTCTTCG GTCTGGAGTCAATCTCACTGGATTCAAAAGACAAAAAGCTGACTGTAACCGGAGACATAGATCCCATAGATGTGGTGGCGAAGCTGAGGAAGATTTGCTACACGGAGATCATATCAGTGGGGCCCGCGAAGGAgccggagaagaagaaggaggagcCGAAGAAGGAGGACCCTAAGAAGGCCGCCGAAGACAAGAAGAAGGCCGAAGAAGCCGCGGCCCAATTGCTCAAAGCCCAGCAGGCCTACTATCAGAACCTCTACTACTACCATAATCACCCGCCCGCCGCCGTGGCGCCGGCGCCGGCGTACCCGGCTTACTATCAGAGGAGCTCTGAGGAGGATCCCAATGCTTGCGTTATttcttaa
- the LOC121751966 gene encoding uncharacterized protein PAM68-like — MRTLTILQQIAPSHITRPNPWPQIHRLPHTNRPETPFPSQRKWQLQSGAKGFTSRPNGGESVARKGETSGGGGNDDDDKISDAVWERMIKRILSSVGMPLAIGFGLLKGFDVVIENGSWNVPKWMPFVTTFLTFGASALGIAYGSLSTSLNEAEEGSLLGFEQLQKNWVEMWKEEDAASS, encoded by the coding sequence ATGAGAACTCTTACCATTCTCCAACAGATAGCACCATCTCACATTACGAGACCAAACCCATGGCCACAGATCCACCGGCTCCCCCACACTAATCGCCCTGAGACGCCGTTCCCGTCGCAGCGGAAGTGGCAGCTCCAGAGCGGCGCAAAAGGCTTCACCAGCAGACCAAATGGCGGCGAATCCGTCGCGAGAAAGGGCGAGACTAGCGGCGGCGGAGGCAACGACGACGACGATAAGATATCGGATGCGGTGTGGGAGAGGATGATCAAGAGAATTTTGTCCTCCGTCGGGATGCCTTTAGCAATTGGATTCGGCCTGCTGAAAGGCTTCGATGTGGTGATAGAGAATGGGTCGTGGAACGTGCCGAAATGGATGCCATTTGTGACTACTTTTTTGACATTCGGAGCTTCGGCGCTTGGAATTGCGTACGGCAGTCTGTCGACAAGCTTGAACGAGGCGGAAGAGGGATCGTTGCTAGGGTTTGAACAGCTGCAGAAGAATTGGGTTGAGATGTGGAAGGAAGAAGACGCTGCTTCATCTTAA